The window GGTTGAGATGCAGTAGGCCTCTTCCGCCCCTCTGCAAAGACTGCAGGAGGCTATCATGAGGTCAAAGCTTTCACTGTCCTTGAACTGGTTGTATTCCCGGATTCACTCGTGTCTAAAGTTGATTCTTGAGTTCTGATTGGCTCAATGAATTGTATCACAGTAGCATTGCTGCAAACTAGTGAATCTGATTTGCTCATTTAATTCCTGGGATTATTATGGTTTATTGTGTCTGTGTTTGGGGATACGAATAGCTAACTTGAAGAGATCATAGCTTTTCCTGCATGAAGAACAGTTGGAATTCTAGACCTCACAATGCAAGGCCATCTTGCTGTCTCAGAATGAAACATGTTGTGTCTTGGATAATACAATGTTTTTGCTGAAGATGGTATATAGAACATCAATCTAGAAATCCCATGTTAACTATATAGATGCATTAGACATCAGATATGCAGAATACAAACTGTTCCTCTCTTGTTATATCCTAAACAAGTATAGATAACAGAGATAAAATAGACTCAAAACGCTCTGCTTTAGTTGTGCTTTGGGGGGTGGTTTTTCGGCGCCCGGTAATCGGAACTGAAAGATACAAAGCCAGCAAAATGAACCCTGGAATGGCGAATCTGATGTCTCACCTCACTCCCTACACTCGAACGCCCATCTTGTCCATGCTCATGTTCTTTGATCCAGTGTTTGGCACCTGTGTTCACTGTGCTTCTGACTTCCTCCACCATCTTCCTTCCTCTGAGCCATTTCTGGCTGGTGGCACCAAGTTCCTGGTGACAATGTCAACTCTTAGAAGTTTCAGTAAGATGAATGTTGAGAGGCTTATGCAAATAGTACACTACCTCGTTCCTCTTGTGTTCTTGCGCATAATTGCACCCGTAGACTGCCATGTCTGCAGCGAAGGAATTGGATGTTGCAAGAATTAGAATGGAAGGAATTAGAATGGAAGGACATAGAGAGAAGTATCTACCGCTTTTGGCAATGACAGTGAAGTCCTCCAGAGCAATCAAAGAGAGCAAGAACACTATGACAGTTGTTGTGGACATTGAGCACTCCATGACTTTCCTCTGACCTTCAGAATGTTTGTCATGCagcagaaaggaaggaggagcaaGAATTCAAAGGTCAGGCTCTATAAGCTGATGGCGCATAGCTGGGATTCCAacatctcctctcttcctatattAATTGCTCCTTGCAATCTATTTTAAATTGGCCTCATAACTTCTTCTGATTGGCCTTCTCTAGACTGGTGTACTTGGAAGGACTCAAACCTTGTCCTTGtgatagaaaaataagaaaagtaaAGAAGAAAGTGTTGGAATCCTTTGTATTGAGTATGATAGAAGATATGGGAGTTTGAGTCTGTCTTCCGCCATGCATGCAACGAGGTGGGCAATTAAATTGTGGTTGCAGGGGTTGCCAACCAGTCAAAACTGAGGGCTTTGGTGTGCTATTTTATAGCAGGATAGGACTCGAGTTCCAACATGAGCACAAATTATGAGATGATGGTCAAAGTCTTGTTTCTTACTGTTTGTGCTGCTAATCTCCATGAAGTTCTTCAATTAGAAAGGTGATCTTAGTTTATGCACTTTGATGATTCTCAAAGTGCCTCACACAGTGAAGGTGCCCAAAACTTGAAGAGTTGTTATTTCAAGGAGAGAATTAAGCGTATGATAATCCACAGTTTGGCCAAGGGATTGCAGCAGTCATGATGGCAAGATCATGAAATCGAGAGCCGGAGGAACATGGGCTCCTAGGAACTGATCACAGGGTTCATCATTAGTGAGCtataaagaaagaggaggaggaggaggaggtgcagGTGGTCCTTTGGGGGGGTGGCTTGAGAACACGAGGTTGTGCCACCCAAACTTCATGTCAACTGGTGGGACGGCTTTTGAGGCGCGGCCATGGGAGTTGCTGCCACCTGCTGTCCCTCGGCTGGTCATATGGGCTCTTCTCAAAGCTCTCCATGATAGTAAGCTTCCACACCTGCAGCTGCAGTACATCACAGGACCAGATTAAATTTGTCTTCTGCAATGCAAATGTTGGAGAAAAGCTGGAAGCTTTCTGTAAGCATTACAGGATTTCACCCTCTGTAATGTTCTCTACAGACTCACAGTTGAGATTTGGAAAAGCTTTGGAACATTGGAAAGAGAGAGGAGTGACAGATCAGAAAGGTTCGCTCTTCTGTCTGTCTCTCCCATCTAACAGGGCATACGGACCCTTTTTAGCGCAACCCCCCCAAACCGCGTCTCCTCCAATGAGATGCCGCCACGTCCGAGACGTTCTTAATTTAAGAGTGGGGCCCGCACGTTGTAAGGAACAAACGCCAGCCATGTTCATTCGCATAGCTGAGGTTGTGTAAGGGTCGCCTTCGAGGTCTGTTGACCACGGTTTGACCAGCCATGCAAAGTAGCACCGCTCGGCAACTCCACACGTTTCGGACGAGTAATCGACGACGCTCACAAACTCCGACACGCACAGCCATTCCATGCCAAGCGTTTACAGAGATGCAATCCCACGGCGTCCTCCTCCCCCTCCGCGGCCCCTCGTCGTCCCTCTCCCTCTCGCGCCACCTCCGTCGCCAGCTCACCCTCACTTCTTTTCACTCGTCCAAAGCCTCGACCAGACCCCGCAGCCTCCTCCTCCCCGTCGCCTCCGCCGCCTTCACCGTGTCCGACGGCGAGCTCGAGACCCGCGGCTTCCGCGTCCGGCGGAGCTCGGACGGCCTCGACGTGGCCGCCCTCAACGACGTGTTCGCCCGGGTGGGGTTCCCCCGGCGGGACCCTGACCGGCTCCGCCGCGCTCTCGGCCACGCCGGCGGCGCGGTGGTGTGGGTGGAGGAGTCCAAGAGGGGCGGTGGGCCAGGGAAGCCGGTGGCGTTCGCGCGGGCGACAGGGGACGGGGTGTTCAACGCGGTGGTGTGGGATGTGGTGGTGGAGCCGTCGCTGCAGGGGATGGGGCTTGGCCGGGCGGTGATGGAGCGTCTCGTGGCCGACCTCCGACGCAGTGGCGTTTCCAACATCGCCCTCTACGCCGAGCCCCGCGTGGTGGGCTTCTACCGCCCCCTCGGCTTCGCCGCCGACCCCGACGGCATCAAGGGGATGGTCTACTCCCGCAGGAACCAGAAGAAGAGATAGATAGATTGTGATGACAGTAATAGTAACGACAATAATCATAATATCATGTGGAAGATCGAATGCACTTTTCATTCCTCACTGCTATTTGATATTGTCAATGAATTGATAGATTCAATTGCTGGTGTAAAGAGATATGACTATAGGCAAAGATGTACATATTTTTATGGTAATTTAATTGTAGTAATAGCAGTGTTTTCTCAACAAATAGAAATGGCATTAATAGTTCATATATCACTGCAGTTTTACAATTACAATAATAGATACTTTTTTAtctcaaaaaaatcataataataatttaattattatcaTGATTATTCAAGTGTAATAATAATAGACACTTTCACTGCAAGAGAACCATCTAATAGTTAagctattattatgattattcaaCTACAtagtaattaatatatttttatcctaAAAATAATCCTGTCTCGTCTCATTTACAATAACCATTGCTATTAGATAGATATAGTGTGGAGTAATACTTTACTTATAGCACGGGGAGATCCAACGTGTTAGATTTGCATATTTAGATGTGTCAACATTCTGTCCTCGCATTCATCTCAATGTCCTCTCCGAGACAAGTCAACAGAGAAAAGATCACAAAGAAGAAGGAAAACCCTAATGACATGGAGCAGAACTTGATGCGGGTCTTGCTACGAAGGTAGGCATGTCATCTCCAGCCATCACTACAAGAATTCTTGGCTCCATATCCGAAGGCACAGCCGTGGCTTTCTCATGCAGGGTTGACAACTCTGAGTTCTCACCACTGGAGGACTTGCTAGTAGAGTACAGCAGTATGGCAAGAGCAATCGCAATGAGGATCCCCATTGCACCGAGACCTCCGAAGAGATAAGGAATTGGAGTACGCCACAAGTTTGCAGGCTTCATGTTTCCTCTCTTTCTTCTCCGCCTTCTTTCCTTACCAGTGTGCTTAAGCTTTGTTGCAGGGGAAAACCTGAGACGCGGGTGTGTTTATAGATCAGAAAGAAGTGATGGTGGTGGTAGATATAGTGGAGACTCCGTAGGATTTGGAAGCTTTCACTGTGTGTTCCCCCAACTTGCTAGGCTTGTAAATTGGCATTGTGTGCTCTAAAAGAATGCAAACTTGCAATCTAACTCAATCTTTATAAATCTTCTAAATGGCCTTCCTTGATTAATTCTGTCTTTAAATTCATTGGAAAGTGAGAACCTCATTCTTTTTCCAGTCACAATGAAAGCAAACTCAATGATTTGGTGAAGAGAACTTTGTTTCTCTGCAATCAGTTGAAGTCATATTCTCAGGATATTCTTGCACTACAGCACAGCATCATGAAAGCTATCTCTATGACTACTGCTACCCTCAAGTGAGGGTAGTGTGTGCACTATTTAGCTATCATTGCCTCGAGGAAAAGCTTGCAGATGAAGGTTCCATGTCCACATGGTGACCACATAACACATTACATATCTAGTGATTGCTTTGTCAAAGATTTAGAGCTGATTCCTCTGATGGAATGAGGAACTTAAAAGTGAGAGAATGTCAGCACTGTCACTCACTTTCTGCACCTCAATTTGATGGTTCAGAAAGAGAACAATGTTTGACAAAAGAGATAGACAGGAAACATTCCCTATTCAATGAAACAGAACAGAGATCAAATCCCCATGATTGTTTccttatcaaatatcttctccagagAAGAGAAAAAACATTCATTAATCCTGTGCCTGGTCTTGGAAACACACATGCCACTCTTATCATCTATCATTTTTGTGATCAATGTGGCTAATATCCACATTATAATCATCATATATTGCATCTGGTTTGATCAATGTAGCATTACAGATGAAACAATGCAAAACTGCACTGAAGGCATGTTCAGTAAGGTCTTTTTAATACCTAAATTAATAAAGAACTCAAAAGATTATGTATATTCTGAAGAGTTCAGTGACCAGTGTCTAGGTTATCAATAGAGAGTTTTTAATTTTTGTACATTTTTGGTCTTGATTGGTTCTCTATAGTTTGATTGTATGTCACATCTAGAATTTTGATTGATTATAAGTCTAATCAATCACAATGGCATTTCCGAGCTTTATTTTTCGCACTGAGGTTGATGAGATATAGGCTCCTGCTTCATCTTCAGCAAACAAGATTGGATTCTGCTCATGAGCTTGTGTGCTTATCTTTTTAGATCTTTTTAGGTGTATACTATTGAGAGGAATGTTATTGAGTTGGGAGTTGCATGGTTGGTATTTTATTGGTGGCTGTTGTATTTACAGTTGATGAGGTTTTAAGCCCTTGATTTGCATGTTGAACTTACCAGGATTGCTGGAGATGTAAGATTATGGTTGAAATCATTTTCTAATGCACGATTTAATCCTATTCCACTTTTCGTGTCGTCTCAAAATTTAATCCTATTCCACTTTTCGTTGTTGTTTGTGTTGGTATGTACCGGATAAGGTCACTCCGATACTTAAGTTAGTACGATGTTCAATGTAAgagtaa of the Musa acuminata AAA Group cultivar baxijiao chromosome BXJ3-2, Cavendish_Baxijiao_AAA, whole genome shotgun sequence genome contains:
- the LOC135631963 gene encoding serotonin N-acetyltransferase 2, chloroplastic-like translates to MQSHGVLLPLRGPSSSLSLSRHLRRQLTLTSFHSSKASTRPRSLLLPVASAAFTVSDGELETRGFRVRRSSDGLDVAALNDVFARVGFPRRDPDRLRRALGHAGGAVVWVEESKRGGGPGKPVAFARATGDGVFNAVVWDVVVEPSLQGMGLGRAVMERLVADLRRSGVSNIALYAEPRVVGFYRPLGFAADPDGIKGMVYSRRNQKKR